The following proteins are encoded in a genomic region of Hoeflea phototrophica DFL-43:
- the clpS gene encoding ATP-dependent Clp protease adapter ClpS encodes MARVNDSTNRTRLQADKKTGDGGSDRGTSVITRTKPQVKKPSLYRVLLLNDDYTPMEFVIHVLERFFQKDRDQATRIMLHVHNHGVGECGVFTYEVAETKVTQVMDFARTNHHPLQCVMEKK; translated from the coding sequence ATGGCCAGAGTGAACGACAGCACGAACCGGACACGATTGCAGGCGGATAAAAAAACCGGAGACGGGGGTTCTGACCGGGGAACCTCGGTCATCACCCGGACCAAGCCGCAGGTCAAGAAGCCGAGCCTTTACCGGGTGCTGCTTCTTAACGACGATTACACCCCGATGGAGTTCGTGATTCATGTGCTCGAGAGATTTTTCCAGAAAGACCGTGACCAGGCCACGCGTATCATGCTGCATGTGCACAATCATGGCGTCGGCGAGTGTGGAGTGTTCACCTACGAGGTGGCTGAAACCAAAGTGACGCAGGTCATGGATTTCGCCCGCACAAATCATCATCCGCTGCAATGCGTGATGGAAAAGAAATGA
- a CDS encoding autotransporter outer membrane beta-barrel domain-containing protein: protein MHRSLMMALAVAAPAIPFETTPAAATSCASLGVGTRIVSGTAGIQPTALDPAKTYCLDSRTNVIIVPGTIAPSGALDVYTRRTFDPAFVQPYNHLNSVLLSGTSIASAPNPGTPFLRIRPMPATGTLGAMRVNLVNVEIGENRSIELTKASGLSQIQDVFIVSTQPRTYQTFSISNPNNVSIGSYNLNGQTFLRPTQLTLRQSSITNAGLLGVEKGSTLKLDSTTIETGIVGLYGTLAGNGTVRGPAGVGSNVNFRTGTGAVFSPGLSIGTLNIGGNLSLQGATSLISEIDPNAAQNADLLSVSGTVTGADKLTVTLEKDNGYTATGAGEVADFTGSTYTVLTAASIDSNSIALVEGGSLNAHLSARLIGQPSNTGQIVVGFTDNSAVPGHVPSKLPASTPWSTLVSAIAATHNNTVVNGSSGGGTAPGATGTSNGGQQQLSNGQTVSTAWLGLTNAQVSQLDQVHAEPYSSNLTVGLEQLEHVASSVMARMTSQDHDHDNGKGHALWMDASYSRGHVQGRDSLGSFGYSLSNLLVGTDLIERERFSAGVFGGYGYTSMHEHDKVTQDFSGQSAIAGAYATAQIERFTFATVVGYAHGWHKSTRINRDVGLFSGGVASSSYTSDNMLASAHLGYQTLIGEGMQLEPFVAAAYSRIWQNSLTETGGGDFNYSIAAANAEALTGGLGVKFTQDLPNTAQERKLRLTGVLRYDHDFEAARTKAHQITATSHLFGTFTQTGQNRGAHTVTGSLGLSGALSRTVSVRAGVTGSLSQHGHEFGARGHLRVAF, encoded by the coding sequence ATGCATCGCTCCTTGATGATGGCGCTGGCGGTGGCAGCACCGGCAATCCCCTTCGAAACTACACCGGCTGCCGCTACTAGTTGCGCGAGCCTGGGAGTAGGAACCAGGATCGTCTCGGGAACCGCGGGGATCCAGCCCACCGCACTAGATCCAGCCAAGACATACTGTCTGGATTCCCGCACCAATGTGATCATCGTACCGGGCACGATCGCTCCGAGTGGCGCGCTCGATGTCTACACCAGGCGAACTTTTGATCCGGCTTTCGTCCAACCCTACAATCATCTGAACTCTGTGCTGCTGTCAGGAACCAGCATTGCGTCAGCCCCCAATCCGGGCACGCCGTTCTTGAGAATTCGCCCCATGCCGGCAACGGGCACGCTTGGGGCAATGAGAGTAAACCTGGTAAATGTCGAAATCGGAGAAAACCGATCGATAGAGCTGACAAAGGCATCCGGTTTAAGCCAGATCCAGGACGTGTTCATTGTCAGCACTCAACCACGCACCTACCAGACATTCAGCATTTCCAATCCAAACAACGTCTCCATTGGAAGCTACAATCTTAACGGACAAACATTTCTCCGACCGACACAGCTCACGCTCAGACAGAGCAGCATCACCAATGCCGGGCTGCTGGGTGTTGAAAAGGGTTCGACCCTCAAACTCGACAGCACGACGATAGAAACAGGAATTGTCGGGCTTTACGGAACACTGGCCGGCAACGGGACTGTTCGAGGGCCGGCCGGCGTCGGCAGCAATGTGAACTTCCGAACAGGAACCGGCGCAGTCTTTTCGCCCGGGCTTTCGATCGGCACGTTGAACATTGGGGGCAATCTGAGCTTGCAGGGCGCGACATCGCTCATATCCGAAATAGACCCCAACGCCGCACAAAACGCAGACCTGCTTTCCGTCAGCGGAACGGTCACCGGCGCCGACAAGCTCACCGTCACGCTGGAAAAAGACAATGGATACACGGCAACCGGCGCAGGTGAAGTCGCCGACTTTACCGGCTCGACTTACACAGTCCTGACGGCTGCCAGCATCGACAGCAATTCGATCGCACTGGTGGAAGGTGGGTCACTCAACGCGCATCTTTCAGCCAGGCTGATCGGCCAGCCCAGCAACACGGGACAGATCGTAGTCGGTTTCACCGACAACTCTGCCGTTCCTGGCCATGTGCCGTCCAAACTGCCCGCCTCCACGCCCTGGTCGACGCTGGTGTCCGCGATTGCTGCTACGCACAACAACACAGTGGTCAATGGCAGTTCCGGCGGAGGCACAGCGCCGGGTGCAACAGGAACCAGCAATGGCGGCCAACAGCAGCTGAGCAACGGTCAAACCGTCAGCACTGCTTGGCTTGGCCTGACGAATGCCCAGGTCAGCCAACTCGACCAGGTGCATGCGGAGCCCTATTCATCCAATCTGACCGTTGGTCTCGAACAACTCGAACATGTTGCCTCGTCGGTCATGGCCCGCATGACGTCCCAGGACCATGACCATGACAACGGCAAAGGTCATGCTCTGTGGATGGACGCGTCCTACTCGCGCGGACATGTGCAGGGCAGAGATAGCCTGGGCAGCTTCGGTTACTCCCTGTCCAACCTGCTGGTCGGCACCGACCTCATCGAGCGGGAGCGATTCAGTGCCGGTGTCTTTGGCGGGTATGGCTACACATCGATGCATGAACACGACAAGGTAACCCAGGACTTTTCCGGCCAAAGCGCCATCGCCGGCGCCTATGCGACTGCCCAAATTGAGCGTTTCACCTTCGCCACCGTGGTCGGGTATGCACATGGATGGCACAAGTCGACCCGTATCAACCGCGATGTCGGACTGTTCTCCGGCGGCGTGGCAAGTTCCAGCTACACTTCAGACAACATGCTTGCCTCAGCGCATCTGGGCTATCAGACCCTGATCGGTGAAGGCATGCAACTTGAGCCGTTTGTGGCCGCCGCCTACTCCAGAATATGGCAGAACAGCCTCACGGAAACTGGTGGAGGCGACTTCAATTACTCCATAGCTGCAGCGAACGCGGAAGCCTTGACCGGCGGTCTCGGCGTAAAGTTCACCCAGGATCTCCCGAATACTGCACAAGAGCGCAAGCTCAGGCTGACTGGTGTTCTGCGCTACGATCACGATTTCGAAGCCGCAAGGACCAAGGCACACCAGATCACTGCAACGAGCCATTTGTTCGGCACTTTTACCCAAACCGGTCAAAACCGTGGCGCTCACACCGTAACAGGCAGCCTTGGGCTAAGTGGCGCTTTGAGCAGAACCGTTTCCGTACGCGCTGGCGTTACCGGTTCGCTGAGCCAACATGGCCATGAATTCGGGGCCCGCGGGCATCTGAGGGTCGCGTTCTAA
- a CDS encoding phasin family protein: protein MMNFDSTSKMSKEAMDSMLTTMSAMTKGFQQITAEATDYSKKSYEDSAAAVEKLVSAKSLDKAVEIQTEYAKTSYETFVAQATKMSELYADLAKEAYKPFEAAAAKVSS from the coding sequence ATGATGAATTTTGACAGCACTTCGAAGATGAGCAAAGAAGCCATGGACAGCATGCTGACTACCATGTCAGCCATGACAAAGGGTTTCCAGCAGATCACTGCCGAAGCAACTGACTACTCCAAGAAGTCCTATGAGGACAGCGCCGCTGCAGTTGAGAAACTGGTGTCGGCCAAAAGCCTCGACAAGGCCGTGGAGATCCAGACGGAATACGCCAAGACTTCCTATGAGACATTTGTTGCTCAGGCTACCAAGATGAGCGAACTCTATGCGGATCTGGCCAAGGAAGCTTACAAGCCTTTCGAAGCTGCCGCAGCCAAGGTTTCCAGCTGA
- a CDS encoding AzlC family ABC transporter permease, which produces MTSSSSHNGFHWFFKGVRGIASLPAIILMSAFVGFSGFAVEAGIPFGETVFMTGMVWALPAKVLLVGSILAGASLPAAFLTVTLSSIRLMPMVASLIPEIRHSKTPTWLLLFLSHFIAVTAYVFTMERIKDVPREHRVSFFAGFGVTVTLANIVLVAIIYSTVSNLPAMLAGALFFLTPVYFLTSIWASTRDRAGRIAMVVGLALIPVFHQVAPEFDILYTGLVGGTIAFLIDRAWKSGAGST; this is translated from the coding sequence ATGACCTCTTCCTCCAGCCACAACGGGTTCCATTGGTTTTTCAAGGGCGTGCGCGGCATCGCATCGCTTCCGGCGATCATCCTGATGAGCGCCTTTGTCGGCTTCAGCGGCTTTGCCGTTGAGGCTGGCATTCCCTTTGGTGAAACCGTGTTCATGACCGGCATGGTCTGGGCCTTGCCCGCCAAGGTGCTGCTGGTCGGCTCGATCCTGGCTGGCGCGTCGCTGCCCGCGGCGTTTCTGACGGTGACACTGTCCTCGATCCGGCTGATGCCGATGGTGGCTTCGCTGATCCCTGAAATCCGCCACAGCAAGACGCCCACCTGGCTGCTGCTGTTCCTGTCGCATTTCATCGCGGTTACGGCCTATGTGTTCACCATGGAACGCATCAAGGATGTGCCGCGCGAACACCGTGTGTCGTTTTTCGCCGGCTTTGGCGTCACCGTCACGCTCGCCAACATTGTCCTGGTGGCGATCATCTATTCCACTGTGAGCAACCTTCCCGCAATGCTTGCCGGGGCGCTTTTCTTCCTGACACCGGTCTATTTCCTGACCTCGATCTGGGCGTCGACGCGAGATCGGGCAGGGCGCATCGCAATGGTGGTCGGCCTCGCCTTGATCCCGGTTTTCCATCAGGTCGCGCCCGAGTTCGACATTCTCTACACCGGACTGGTGGGCGGAACCATTGCGTTCCTGATCGACCGTGCCTGGAAATCGGGAGCCGGGTCGACATGA
- a CDS encoding DUF1489 family protein has product MALHMLKLCVGAESVEDHKHWVESRLAAQKAAGVTPEQFHTTRMVPKRAAELLDGGSLYWVIKGNIQARQRLIDVRPFVDTDGISRCHLVLEPVLHETSWAPRRPFQGWRYLDPDDAPPDLGASHQGGDDLPAELKRELAGLGLL; this is encoded by the coding sequence ATGGCTCTCCACATGCTCAAACTCTGCGTCGGCGCTGAAAGCGTCGAAGATCACAAACACTGGGTCGAAAGCCGCCTGGCTGCTCAAAAAGCGGCGGGTGTGACGCCAGAGCAGTTTCACACCACCCGAATGGTGCCCAAGCGCGCAGCCGAATTGCTGGATGGCGGCTCGCTCTACTGGGTGATCAAGGGCAATATCCAGGCCCGTCAGCGGTTGATCGATGTCAGACCCTTTGTCGATACCGATGGCATTTCGCGATGTCATCTGGTGCTCGAGCCGGTCCTGCACGAGACGTCCTGGGCGCCGCGGCGGCCGTTTCAGGGCTGGCGTTACCTTGATCCCGACGATGCGCCGCCCGATCTTGGGGCATCACATCAAGGTGGCGATGATTTGCCGGCGGAGCTCAAGCGCGAGCTTGCAGGGCTTGGGCTTCTGTAA
- a CDS encoding AzlD domain-containing protein: MIGYESFDTWWWPYLFIAIAGWLATDIWRWLGVLVGNRLSEESAALTWVRAVATALVAGVIAKLILYPTGALQETPVLIRLIAVAAGFTAFLIAGKRIWVGIAVSLALLIGGQFLLTI; encoded by the coding sequence ATGATCGGTTATGAGAGTTTCGACACCTGGTGGTGGCCGTATCTGTTCATCGCCATTGCCGGTTGGCTTGCCACCGACATCTGGCGCTGGCTGGGGGTCCTGGTTGGCAACCGCCTGAGCGAGGAGTCTGCCGCGCTCACCTGGGTGCGGGCCGTGGCCACCGCACTCGTGGCCGGTGTCATCGCCAAGCTGATCCTCTATCCAACCGGCGCGCTGCAGGAAACCCCGGTGCTGATCCGGTTGATTGCCGTTGCGGCGGGGTTCACCGCGTTTCTGATCGCGGGAAAACGCATCTGGGTCGGTATCGCTGTGTCGCTGGCTTTACTGATCGGCGGCCAGTTCCTGCTCACCATTTGA
- a CDS encoding D-alanyl-D-alanine carboxypeptidase, with product MAFAGLAMALASGAALANSKYAGIVVDAKTGKTLYAYNADQLRFPASLTKMMTLYMVFEALEQRKIKLNTRIVFSANAAKEPPTKLGVGTGKSITVEQAIYALVTKSANDASTAVAEHLGGSEAKFARMMTAKARSLGMSRTTFRNAHGLPNSKQVTTARDMARLGIALREHFPRQYKYFATRSFKFGKTRLSNHNRLLGTVRGVDGIKTGYTRASGFNLVSSVVDRNRSIVAVVMGGRTGASRNAQMKKLIAGYLSKASTRGSGNLIARGAPSTISVAALELPKVGPVPNLRHKASARMALAYAAPSPAPVVGREALAQSLAEQKVAIPTPAPAIVPPAAVGSANQGIDPVTTASTAAMDGWMIQIGATPDRDSAVALLSRAQGAGGNALSGAEPFTMAFAKDNEKLYRARFGGFDGQSAATRACRALEKKGFACWATAN from the coding sequence ATGGCTTTTGCCGGACTTGCAATGGCCTTGGCCAGCGGCGCCGCCCTTGCCAATTCGAAGTATGCCGGAATCGTCGTGGATGCCAAAACCGGAAAAACCCTCTATGCCTACAATGCGGACCAACTGCGGTTTCCTGCGTCACTGACCAAGATGATGACGCTTTATATGGTGTTTGAGGCGCTGGAACAGCGCAAAATCAAGCTCAACACCCGCATCGTGTTCTCCGCAAATGCCGCAAAAGAACCGCCGACCAAGCTCGGCGTTGGCACCGGCAAGTCGATCACGGTCGAACAGGCGATCTATGCCCTTGTGACCAAGTCGGCAAATGACGCCTCGACTGCGGTGGCCGAACACCTTGGCGGCTCGGAAGCCAAATTCGCTCGCATGATGACTGCCAAGGCGCGGTCACTGGGCATGAGCCGGACAACGTTTCGCAACGCGCATGGGCTTCCCAATTCGAAACAGGTGACCACGGCGCGCGACATGGCGCGGCTGGGCATTGCGCTGCGTGAGCACTTCCCGCGCCAGTACAAATATTTCGCCACGCGCTCGTTCAAGTTCGGCAAGACCCGGCTTTCCAATCACAATCGCCTTCTCGGCACAGTCCGCGGGGTCGACGGCATCAAGACCGGTTACACTCGCGCCTCGGGATTCAATCTCGTTTCATCGGTGGTTGACCGTAACCGTTCGATCGTCGCCGTGGTGATGGGTGGAAGGACCGGCGCAAGCCGTAACGCCCAGATGAAGAAACTGATCGCAGGCTATCTTTCCAAAGCATCGACTCGTGGCAGCGGAAACCTGATCGCCAGGGGTGCTCCAAGTACCATTAGCGTTGCTGCATTGGAATTGCCCAAGGTCGGCCCGGTTCCCAATTTGCGGCACAAGGCCAGCGCCCGCATGGCGCTTGCCTATGCGGCTCCCAGCCCTGCTCCGGTGGTAGGCCGCGAAGCATTGGCGCAATCGCTTGCCGAACAGAAAGTGGCCATACCGACCCCTGCTCCGGCCATCGTGCCACCTGCAGCTGTTGGCTCCGCCAATCAGGGTATCGATCCCGTCACCACCGCATCAACGGCAGCGATGGACGGCTGGATGATCCAGATCGGAGCGACGCCTGACCGTGATTCGGCGGTGGCGCTTCTGTCACGCGCCCAGGGTGCGGGAGGAAACGCCTTGTCGGGTGCCGAGCCGTTCACGATGGCTTTCGCCAAGGACAATGAAAAACTCTACAGGGCCCGTTTCGGTGGCTTCGATGGCCAATCCGCCGCCACGCGGGCCTGCAGGGCTCTTGAGAAAAAGGGGTTTGCCTGCTGGGCAACCGCCAACTGA
- a CDS encoding HIT family protein has translation MSAPTYDDGNVFAKILRGELPAERLYEDDHTLAIMDIMPRGDGHCLVIPKTPARNVLDADTDSLAAVAATTQLMARTVMKAFGADGVTIQQFNESAGGQVVFHLHVHVIPRFDGIAMKPHTGTMEDADVLKANAEKIRAALA, from the coding sequence ATGAGCGCGCCAACCTATGATGACGGCAATGTGTTTGCGAAAATCCTGCGTGGCGAACTGCCGGCAGAACGGCTCTATGAAGACGACCACACATTGGCAATCATGGACATCATGCCACGCGGAGACGGTCACTGCCTTGTGATCCCCAAGACCCCTGCCCGCAATGTTCTCGATGCGGATACGGACAGCCTCGCGGCAGTCGCAGCCACAACGCAGCTGATGGCGCGGACAGTGATGAAAGCCTTCGGTGCTGACGGCGTGACCATCCAGCAATTCAATGAAAGTGCGGGCGGTCAGGTGGTGTTCCACCTTCATGTGCACGTGATCCCGCGCTTTGACGGCATCGCCATGAAGCCGCATACCGGCACAATGGAAGATGCCGATGTGCTCAAAGCCAATGCGGAGAAGATCCGGGCGGCACTTGCTTGA
- a CDS encoding L-serine ammonia-lyase, whose amino-acid sequence MFLSVFDVFKIGVGPSSSHTMGPMSAAVRFLDEVASPDWVRPSGANVFSVTASLHGSLAFTGVGHGTGRAVILGLTGELPDQVDPDRMDAIIAEVERTRRIAPPGHPEYQFDPRTDLVFDKKHPLPGHANGMTFTAYDRDGAMLLKRVYYSIGGGFVVTDTELEALKSVKEVKTDKSVPYPFAHAKEMLEMAARSGLSIAQMKRANEEVHMSGEELDAGLDRIWGAMSGCIDRGLVGEGIMPGGLKVRRRARILHEQLQEEWRQNRRNPLLANDWLSVYAMAVNEENAAGSRVVTAPTNGAAGVIPATIRYMLQFHDGADTKAVHDYLLTAAAIGGIIKHNASISGAEVGCQGEVGSAAAMSAAGLAAVMGGTPEQIENAAEIALEHHLGMTCDPVGGLVQVPCIERNALGAVKAVTAASLAMKGDGQHFVPLDACIETMRQTGLDMNERYKETSTGGLAVNVVEC is encoded by the coding sequence ATGTTTCTATCAGTTTTCGATGTGTTCAAGATCGGGGTCGGTCCTTCGAGCTCGCACACGATGGGGCCGATGTCAGCCGCAGTGCGATTCCTTGATGAGGTCGCCAGTCCGGATTGGGTCCGTCCGTCCGGCGCGAATGTTTTCTCCGTCACTGCCAGTCTGCATGGATCGCTGGCCTTTACCGGCGTCGGCCACGGCACGGGCAGGGCGGTGATTCTCGGTCTCACCGGCGAACTCCCCGATCAGGTCGATCCTGACCGCATGGACGCCATCATCGCCGAAGTTGAGAGAACCAGGCGAATCGCGCCGCCTGGTCATCCGGAGTATCAGTTCGATCCACGGACCGATCTGGTTTTCGACAAGAAACATCCGCTTCCAGGCCATGCAAACGGCATGACATTTACCGCCTATGACCGGGACGGCGCGATGCTGCTCAAACGGGTCTACTATTCCATCGGCGGCGGTTTCGTGGTCACCGATACCGAGCTCGAAGCGCTCAAATCTGTCAAAGAGGTCAAGACCGACAAGAGCGTTCCCTATCCCTTCGCCCACGCCAAGGAGATGCTCGAGATGGCTGCGCGCTCCGGCCTGTCGATCGCACAGATGAAGCGGGCCAATGAAGAAGTGCACATGTCGGGCGAAGAGCTAGATGCCGGGTTGGACCGGATATGGGGCGCGATGAGCGGCTGTATCGACCGCGGGCTGGTGGGCGAGGGCATCATGCCGGGGGGGCTCAAGGTGCGTCGCCGCGCCCGCATTCTTCACGAACAGTTGCAGGAGGAATGGCGCCAGAACCGCCGCAATCCTCTGCTTGCCAATGACTGGCTGAGCGTCTACGCCATGGCCGTCAATGAGGAAAATGCGGCCGGCAGCCGCGTCGTCACAGCGCCGACCAACGGCGCAGCTGGCGTGATACCAGCGACCATCCGCTACATGCTGCAATTCCACGATGGCGCCGACACCAAAGCGGTGCACGATTACCTGCTCACCGCAGCGGCCATCGGCGGCATCATCAAGCACAATGCTTCGATCTCCGGTGCCGAAGTCGGCTGCCAGGGCGAGGTCGGTTCCGCTGCGGCGATGTCGGCCGCGGGACTGGCTGCGGTCATGGGTGGAACGCCCGAACAGATAGAAAACGCGGCTGAAATCGCACTCGAACACCATCTGGGAATGACCTGTGATCCGGTGGGTGGGCTGGTTCAGGTGCCCTGTATCGAGCGCAATGCGCTTGGGGCAGTCAAGGCGGTCACCGCCGCATCCCTGGCGATGAAAGGCGATGGACAGCATTTCGTCCCGCTCGACGCCTGTATCGAAACCATGCGCCAGACCGGGCTCGACATGAACGAACGCTACAAGGAAACCTCGACCGGCGGCCTTGCGGTCAATGTCGTGGAGTGTTGA
- the clpA gene encoding ATP-dependent Clp protease ATP-binding subunit ClpA — MPSFSNSLEKAIHQALTYANERHHEYATLEHLLLALIEDPDAAAVMGACNVDLEQLRRAVGDYVDKELGNLITGYDEDSKPTSGFQRVIQRAVIHVQSSGRDEVTGANVLVAIFAERESHAAYFLQEQEMTRYDAVNFISHGIAKRPGSGESRPVRGIEESEPETGKADPSGEEGGKKKAQDALTAYCVNLNEKAGTGRIDPLIGRMEEVNRTIQILCRRSKNNPLYVGDPGVGKTAIAEGLAKRIVEGDVPDVLSEAVIYSLDMGALLAGTRYRGDFEERLKQVVKELEDLPHAVLFIDEIHTVIGAGATSGGAMDASNLLKPALSSGAIRCIGSTTYKEYRQFFEKDRALVRRFQKIDVVEPTIPDAIEILKGLKPYFEEYHKVGYTDEAIKAAVELSARYITDRKLPDKAIDVIDESGAGQMLLPEKQRKKILTDIEIENTIATMARIPAKTVSKDDETVLANLDKELRSVVYGQDLAIDSLTAAIRLARAGLREPDKPIGSYLFSGPTGVGKTEVARQLADSLGVELLRFDMSEYMERHTVSRLIGAPPGYVGFDQGGLLTDGVDQHPYCVLLLDEIEKAHPDLFNILLQVMDHGSLTDHNGKKIDFRNVILIMTTNAGAADAAKAAIGFGSSKREGDDMEAINRLFTPEFRNRLDSIIPFGSLPVKVIHMVVQKFVMQLEAQLAERNVTFDLGDDAIAWLADKGYDERMGARPLGRVIQENIKKELANELLFGKLKHGGTVKVSVGEKDGNKNALLLDAIPSEQPVKPKKEKVPAKKRAPAKAKAPASKAAPKRTGGGKEPSPEPDAPAAAKAQSDVAEKPAARKPSTAVPKVPRKK, encoded by the coding sequence GTGCCCAGCTTTTCTAACAGTCTTGAAAAGGCGATCCATCAGGCGCTGACCTATGCCAATGAGCGGCATCATGAATATGCCACGCTCGAGCATCTGCTTCTGGCGCTGATCGAAGATCCCGACGCTGCGGCGGTTATGGGCGCCTGCAATGTTGATCTTGAACAACTGCGCCGCGCCGTCGGCGACTATGTCGACAAGGAACTTGGCAACCTTATCACAGGCTATGATGAGGATTCCAAGCCCACCTCCGGCTTCCAGCGGGTGATCCAGCGCGCCGTTATCCACGTTCAGTCGTCCGGCCGTGACGAGGTGACCGGCGCCAATGTGCTGGTGGCGATTTTCGCCGAGCGCGAGAGCCATGCCGCCTATTTCCTTCAGGAGCAGGAAATGACCCGCTATGACGCGGTCAATTTCATCTCCCATGGCATCGCCAAGCGCCCGGGATCCGGTGAAAGCCGTCCGGTGCGCGGAATCGAGGAGTCCGAGCCTGAAACCGGCAAAGCCGATCCATCCGGAGAAGAGGGCGGAAAGAAGAAGGCGCAGGATGCGCTGACGGCCTATTGCGTAAACCTGAATGAGAAAGCCGGAACTGGCCGCATCGATCCGCTTATCGGGCGGATGGAGGAGGTCAACCGGACAATCCAGATCCTTTGCCGCCGTTCCAAGAACAACCCGCTTTATGTGGGTGATCCAGGCGTTGGCAAGACCGCGATCGCCGAAGGCCTTGCCAAGCGCATTGTCGAAGGAGATGTGCCTGATGTGCTCTCCGAAGCCGTGATCTATTCGCTCGACATGGGTGCTCTGCTGGCTGGAACCCGATACCGCGGTGATTTTGAGGAACGGCTCAAGCAGGTGGTCAAGGAACTCGAGGATCTGCCCCATGCGGTGCTGTTCATCGACGAGATCCACACGGTGATCGGCGCTGGTGCCACATCCGGCGGGGCGATGGACGCCTCCAACCTGCTCAAGCCTGCATTGTCATCCGGTGCGATCCGTTGCATCGGGTCGACCACCTACAAGGAATACCGGCAGTTCTTCGAGAAGGACCGGGCGCTGGTGCGCCGGTTCCAGAAGATCGATGTGGTTGAGCCGACGATCCCCGATGCGATCGAGATCCTCAAGGGCCTCAAGCCCTACTTCGAGGAATACCACAAGGTGGGCTACACCGATGAAGCGATCAAAGCGGCGGTCGAATTGTCCGCGCGCTATATCACCGACCGTAAACTGCCGGACAAGGCGATCGACGTGATTGATGAATCCGGTGCCGGACAGATGCTGCTGCCTGAAAAGCAACGCAAGAAAATCCTGACGGACATCGAGATCGAGAACACCATCGCAACCATGGCCCGGATTCCGGCCAAGACGGTGTCGAAGGATGATGAGACGGTTCTCGCCAATCTCGACAAGGAGCTGCGCTCGGTGGTCTACGGCCAGGATCTGGCGATTGACTCGCTCACTGCCGCGATCCGGCTGGCGCGCGCCGGGCTCCGCGAGCCCGACAAGCCGATCGGCTCTTACCTGTTCTCCGGCCCCACCGGTGTCGGCAAGACCGAAGTTGCCAGGCAACTGGCCGATTCGCTTGGCGTGGAGCTTTTGCGCTTCGACATGTCCGAATACATGGAACGGCACACTGTTTCCCGCTTGATCGGTGCGCCTCCGGGCTATGTCGGCTTCGACCAGGGCGGGTTGCTGACCGATGGCGTCGATCAGCACCCTTACTGCGTGCTGCTTCTCGATGAGATCGAGAAGGCGCATCCCGACCTGTTCAACATCCTGTTGCAGGTGATGGATCATGGATCTCTCACCGATCACAACGGCAAGAAAATCGACTTCCGCAATGTGATCCTGATCATGACCACCAATGCAGGTGCTGCAGATGCGGCCAAGGCTGCTATCGGGTTTGGGTCATCCAAGCGTGAAGGCGACGACATGGAAGCGATCAACCGGCTGTTTACGCCGGAGTTCCGCAACCGTCTCGATTCCATTATTCCGTTTGGTTCGCTGCCGGTGAAGGTCATTCACATGGTCGTGCAGAAGTTTGTCATGCAGCTTGAAGCACAGCTGGCCGAACGCAATGTCACGTTCGATCTGGGCGATGACGCCATCGCATGGCTCGCGGACAAGGGCTATGACGAGCGGATGGGCGCGCGGCCGCTGGGCCGGGTGATTCAGGAGAACATTAAGAAGGAGCTCGCCAACGAGCTTCTTTTCGGCAAGCTCAAGCATGGCGGCACCGTCAAGGTGTCCGTCGGCGAAAAGGACGGCAACAAGAACGCCTTGCTGCTTGATGCCATCCCGTCTGAACAGCCGGTCAAGCCGAAGAAGGAAAAGGTGCCAGCCAAGAAGCGTGCTCCGGCAAAAGCCAAGGCGCCGGCTTCCAAAGCCGCGCCCAAGCGCACCGGCGGAGGCAAGGAACCATCGCCCGAGCCCGATGCGCCTGCCGCGGCAAAGGCCCAATCCGACGTGGCTGAAAAACCGGCGGCGAGAAAGCCTTCGACCGCAGTGCCCAAGGTGCCGCGCAAGAAATAG